A genomic window from Streptomyces sp. NBC_01429 includes:
- a CDS encoding citrate synthase, whose translation MDDGQRLTTRQVAERLGVKPETVYAYVSRGQLASRRDPAGRGSTFDASEVDALVRRNGREPSAGGEGLLQRIRTGITLIDTDRYYYRGVDATELARRLRYEEIADWLWTGTLRPGIRFTAPAEALAAARQAVAALPPYSGSTDRLRVAAIAAAVADPLRFDLSADAVLATARTLIPTLVDALPALGRPRGGDARLAGRLWPRLTEQPAGEAGVRALDMALSLLIDHDLAASTLAVRVAASARAHPYAVVSAGLGALDGPLHGAASGLAHRMLTEVLERGSAAAVVADHLRAGRPVPGLGHRLYPGRDPRAEALFGALSGLPGAGPVLTAAREVEATTARHVKLHANVDLALAVLSVTAGMPAEAGETVFAVARTAGWIAHALEEYGEKPLRMRPSGQYNGPRPPRDPP comes from the coding sequence ATGGACGACGGACAGCGGCTCACCACCCGGCAGGTGGCGGAGCGGCTCGGGGTGAAGCCGGAGACGGTGTACGCGTATGTCAGCCGGGGGCAGCTCGCCAGCCGCCGTGATCCGGCCGGACGCGGCAGCACCTTCGACGCCTCGGAGGTCGACGCGCTGGTCCGCAGGAACGGGCGTGAGCCCTCGGCGGGCGGCGAGGGACTCCTCCAGCGCATCAGGACCGGCATCACGCTGATCGACACCGACCGGTACTACTACCGGGGAGTCGACGCCACGGAACTGGCGCGCCGGCTGCGTTACGAGGAGATCGCCGACTGGCTCTGGACGGGCACCCTGCGGCCCGGGATCCGGTTCACCGCCCCCGCCGAGGCGCTCGCCGCCGCCCGGCAGGCGGTCGCGGCGCTGCCCCCGTACAGCGGCTCGACGGACCGGCTGCGGGTGGCCGCGATCGCGGCGGCGGTCGCCGATCCGCTGCGCTTCGACCTCTCCGCGGACGCGGTGCTGGCCACGGCCCGTACGCTCATCCCCACGCTGGTCGACGCGCTCCCCGCGCTGGGACGTCCCCGGGGCGGCGACGCCCGGCTGGCCGGGCGGCTGTGGCCGAGGCTGACCGAACAGCCCGCAGGTGAAGCGGGCGTACGCGCCCTGGACATGGCGCTCTCCCTGCTCATCGACCACGATCTGGCGGCCTCGACCCTCGCCGTACGGGTCGCGGCGAGCGCCCGCGCCCATCCGTACGCCGTGGTCTCCGCCGGCCTCGGCGCGCTGGACGGCCCGCTGCACGGCGCGGCCAGCGGGCTGGCCCACCGGATGCTCACCGAGGTCCTGGAGCGGGGCAGCGCCGCGGCCGTGGTGGCGGACCATCTGCGCGCGGGGCGCCCGGTGCCGGGGCTCGGCCACCGCCTCTACCCGGGCCGGGACCCGCGCGCCGAAGCGCTGTTCGGCGCGTTGAGCGGGCTGCCGGGCGCGGGTCCCGTGCTGACGGCGGCGCGTGAGGTGGAGGCGACCACCGCCCGCCATGTGAAGCTGCACGCCAATGTCGATCTGGCGCTCGCGGTGCTGTCCGTGACCGCCGGAATGCCGGCGGAGGCGGGCGAGACGGTCTTCGCCGTGGCCCGCACGGCGGGGTGGATCGCGCACGCCCTGGAGGAGTACGGGGAGAAGCCGCTGCGGATGCGTCCCAGCGGGCAGTACAACGGGCCCCGGCCGCCCAGGGATCCGCCCTGA
- a CDS encoding citrate synthase/methylcitrate synthase, with amino-acid sequence MPTNGTTARSSTPPPSAPHPLDVPRGLAGVVVTDTALGDVRGREGFYHYRQYSAVELADSRGFEDVWHLMFHGELPDAAGLAAFTARTAALRRLPGDVAAALPAIARACAGSGPLAGLRTALSLIGASAGLRPLYDIDADQRRTDALAACAVVPTLLTALYRLGRGLEPVEPRDDLPYAANYLYMLTGEEPDPARARAVERYLVSTVDHGFNASTFTARVIASTGADLAACLVGAVGALSGPLHGGAPSRALDTLDAIGTVDRIDPWIRERVLAGDRIMGFGHPVYRTEDPRSRMLRGIAEEFGGPLVDFAVQVEARVEAILAELKPGRELHTNVEFYAGVVMELCGLPRAMFTPTFAAARVVGWSANILEQAEDSKIIRPAARYAGPPPPQPVPAR; translated from the coding sequence ATGCCGACCAACGGGACCACCGCACGCTCGTCCACCCCGCCCCCGTCCGCCCCGCACCCCCTCGACGTGCCGCGCGGTCTCGCGGGCGTCGTCGTCACGGACACCGCGCTCGGGGACGTCCGGGGCCGCGAAGGCTTCTACCACTACCGTCAGTACTCCGCCGTCGAGCTGGCGGACAGCCGCGGATTCGAGGACGTCTGGCACCTGATGTTCCACGGAGAGCTGCCGGACGCCGCCGGCCTCGCCGCGTTCACGGCGCGGACCGCGGCCCTGCGCCGGCTGCCCGGGGACGTCGCCGCCGCACTGCCCGCCATCGCCCGCGCCTGCGCGGGATCCGGCCCGCTCGCCGGACTGCGGACCGCGCTCTCCCTGATCGGCGCCTCGGCGGGACTGCGCCCGCTGTACGACATCGACGCCGACCAGCGCCGTACGGACGCGCTCGCCGCCTGCGCCGTCGTACCGACGCTGCTGACCGCGCTGTACCGGCTCGGCCGGGGGCTGGAGCCGGTCGAACCGCGCGACGACCTGCCGTACGCCGCCAACTACCTCTACATGCTCACCGGCGAGGAGCCGGACCCCGCGCGGGCGCGGGCCGTCGAGCGCTATCTCGTCTCCACCGTCGACCACGGCTTCAACGCCTCCACCTTCACGGCCCGGGTGATCGCCTCCACCGGCGCCGACCTCGCCGCCTGTCTCGTCGGCGCGGTCGGGGCGCTCTCCGGGCCGCTGCACGGCGGAGCGCCGAGCCGGGCCCTCGACACCCTCGACGCCATCGGGACCGTCGACCGCATCGACCCGTGGATCCGGGAACGCGTCCTGGCCGGCGACCGGATCATGGGGTTCGGGCACCCCGTCTACCGCACCGAGGACCCGCGCTCCCGCATGCTGCGCGGCATCGCCGAGGAGTTCGGCGGCCCGCTGGTCGACTTCGCCGTCCAGGTCGAGGCACGGGTCGAGGCGATCCTCGCCGAGCTGAAGCCCGGCCGCGAGCTGCACACCAACGTCGAGTTCTACGCCGGAGTGGTCATGGAGCTGTGCGGACTGCCCCGGGCGATGTTCACCCCGACCTTCGCCGCCGCCCGGGTGGTCGGCTGGAGCGCCAATATCCTGGAGCAGGCGGAGGACTCCAAGATCATCCGCCCGGCGGCCCGCTACGCGGGACCGCCCCCGCCCCAGCCGGTGCCCGCCCGCTGA
- a CDS encoding carbohydrate ABC transporter permease: MTTAQAPRRPAAAPPPAPGPRPAGSGTSGSARRALSHQLRAYGFLAGGLICFALFSWYPAIRAVIIAFQKYTPGSAPEWVGTANFTQVLHDPEFGAAWRNTLTFTVIALLIGFAVPFLMALVLNELRHAKSFFRVVVYLPVMIPPVVSALLWKWFYDPGAGLANESLRFLHLPTSNWTNGADTALLSLVIVATWANMGGTVLIYLAALQGIPGELYEAAELDGANIWQRVRHVTVPQTRFIILMLMLLQIIATMQVFTEPFVITGGGPENSTVTVLYLIYKYAFLYNDFGGACALSVMLLIVLSLFSALYLRLTRTDD, translated from the coding sequence ATGACGACTGCCCAGGCTCCCCGGCGGCCCGCCGCCGCGCCGCCTCCCGCTCCCGGGCCCCGGCCGGCCGGGAGCGGGACCTCCGGTTCCGCGCGCCGCGCGCTCTCGCACCAGCTGCGCGCCTACGGCTTCCTGGCCGGCGGCCTGATCTGCTTCGCGCTGTTCTCCTGGTACCCGGCGATCCGCGCGGTGATCATCGCGTTCCAGAAGTACACCCCCGGATCGGCCCCGGAGTGGGTGGGCACGGCCAACTTCACCCAGGTCCTGCACGACCCGGAGTTCGGCGCGGCCTGGCGCAACACGCTCACCTTCACCGTGATCGCCCTGCTCATCGGCTTCGCCGTACCGTTCCTGATGGCGCTCGTCCTCAACGAACTGCGCCACGCGAAGTCCTTCTTCCGAGTGGTCGTCTACCTCCCGGTGATGATCCCGCCGGTCGTCAGCGCCCTGCTGTGGAAGTGGTTCTACGATCCGGGCGCCGGCCTCGCCAACGAGTCGCTGCGCTTCCTCCATCTCCCCACGTCGAACTGGACCAACGGCGCCGACACCGCGCTCCTCTCCCTGGTCATCGTCGCGACCTGGGCGAACATGGGCGGCACGGTCCTCATCTACCTCGCCGCGCTCCAGGGGATCCCGGGCGAGCTGTACGAGGCGGCCGAGCTGGACGGCGCCAACATCTGGCAGCGGGTGCGCCATGTGACCGTCCCGCAGACCCGCTTCATCATCCTGATGCTGATGCTGCTCCAGATCATCGCCACCATGCAGGTGTTCACCGAACCCTTCGTGATCACCGGCGGCGGTCCCGAGAACTCCACCGTCACCGTCCTCTACCTCATCTACAAATACGCCTTCCTCTACAACGACTTCGGCGGCGCGTGCGCTCTGAGCGTGATGCTGCTGATCGTGCTCAGCCTCTTCTCCGCCCTCTACCTGCGGCTCACCCGCACCGACGACTGA
- a CDS encoding CobW family GTP-binding protein, which produces MVVLTGFLGSGKTTLLNHLLRRRAGNRIAVVVNDFGAIEIDAMTVAGQVGSTVSLGNGCLCCAVDASELDGYLERLTRPSARIDIIVIEASGLAEPQELVRMILNGDNPYTVYGGLIQVVDAAEFGATRERHPETDRHLALADLVVLNKTDRVGEPEHRRVLAAVEELSPGTPVVSASFGRVDPEFLFDAAVRPDEDGKARQLSFEDLYADLYDDGHGATGDHEGHGGHEDHEEYGGHEEHGGHGRHLHAAYDTVSFTARAPMNPRRLMAFLDSRPPGLYRIKGFVDFGAADPDNRYALHAVGRSLRFHPEPWPRGEERLTRLVLIGSGLDGSQRPGDVLLKELTACEDTAPGPADPDGRGMWGVLRYVPDDLPEADTEDDLPTETDGRPDATASGPGPEGPDPDGR; this is translated from the coding sequence GTGGTTGTCCTGACGGGATTTCTGGGATCGGGCAAGACGACGCTGCTCAACCATCTGCTGCGCCGCCGCGCCGGCAACCGGATCGCCGTGGTCGTCAATGACTTCGGCGCCATCGAGATCGACGCCATGACGGTCGCCGGGCAGGTCGGATCGACGGTCTCGCTCGGCAACGGCTGTCTGTGCTGCGCGGTCGACGCGAGCGAACTCGACGGCTATCTGGAGCGGCTCACCCGGCCGTCGGCGCGGATCGACATCATCGTCATCGAGGCGAGCGGACTGGCCGAGCCCCAGGAACTCGTCAGGATGATCCTCAACGGGGACAATCCGTACACCGTGTACGGCGGGCTGATCCAGGTGGTCGACGCGGCCGAGTTCGGCGCCACCCGGGAGCGTCATCCCGAGACGGACCGGCATCTGGCCCTCGCCGACCTCGTGGTCCTCAACAAGACCGACCGGGTCGGGGAGCCCGAGCACCGGCGCGTCCTCGCCGCCGTCGAGGAGCTGAGCCCGGGGACCCCGGTGGTCTCCGCCTCGTTCGGACGGGTCGACCCGGAGTTCCTGTTCGACGCCGCCGTCCGGCCGGACGAGGACGGGAAGGCACGCCAGCTCTCCTTCGAGGACCTGTACGCCGATCTGTACGACGACGGTCATGGCGCCACCGGTGACCACGAGGGGCACGGGGGGCATGAGGACCACGAGGAGTACGGGGGCCATGAGGAGCATGGGGGCCACGGGAGGCATCTCCACGCGGCCTACGACACCGTCTCGTTCACCGCGCGCGCCCCGATGAACCCGCGCCGGCTCATGGCCTTCCTCGACTCCCGGCCCCCGGGCCTCTACCGCATCAAGGGATTTGTCGACTTCGGCGCCGCCGACCCGGACAACCGCTACGCGCTGCACGCCGTCGGCCGTTCGCTGCGCTTCCATCCGGAGCCCTGGCCGCGCGGCGAGGAGCGGCTCACCCGGCTGGTGCTGATCGGCTCGGGTCTCGACGGTTCTCAGCGGCCGGGCGATGTCCTGCTCAAGGAGCTGACGGCCTGCGAGGACACCGCGCCGGGGCCCGCCGATCCGGACGGCCGCGGCATGTGGGGCGTCCTGCGCTACGTACCCGACGACCTGCCCGAGGCGGACACCGAGGACGACCTGCCCACCGAGACCGACGGCCGGCCCGACGCAACGGCGTCCGGGCCCGGACCCGAAGGCCCGGACCCGGACGGGCGGTGA
- a CDS encoding carbohydrate ABC transporter permease — translation MTRSTATRSVTTRGATTRAERGQGTRTLVSPLALATPRGKALYWTVFGGVVLAFALAFLFPVYWMASGAMKSPDELVRTPPTLVPGSWHIGAYTDAWDLMRLPTHLWNTVVQAAGAWILQLVFCTAAAYALSKLRPAFGKVIMGGILATLMVPAQALLVPKYLTIADLPLIHTSLLNDPLGIWLPAVANAFNLYLLKRFFDRIPRDVLEAAEIDGAGRLRTLWSILLPMSRPVLGVVSIFALVAVWQDFLWPLMVFSDTDKQPISVALVQLSQNIPLSVLIAAMVIASIPMVLMFLVFQRHIIAGISAGSTKG, via the coding sequence ATGACCCGATCCACCGCGACCCGATCCGTCACGACCCGGGGCGCCACGACCCGAGCCGAACGCGGCCAGGGCACACGTACCCTCGTCTCCCCGCTGGCCCTCGCCACCCCCCGGGGGAAGGCGCTCTACTGGACCGTCTTCGGCGGAGTCGTCCTCGCCTTCGCGCTGGCCTTCCTCTTCCCGGTGTACTGGATGGCCTCCGGCGCCATGAAGTCCCCCGACGAACTGGTGCGCACCCCGCCGACGTTGGTCCCCGGCAGCTGGCACATCGGCGCGTACACCGACGCCTGGGATCTGATGCGGCTCCCCACGCACCTGTGGAACACGGTGGTGCAGGCCGCGGGCGCCTGGATCCTCCAGCTCGTCTTCTGCACGGCGGCGGCCTACGCCCTGTCGAAGCTGAGGCCGGCGTTCGGCAAGGTTATCATGGGCGGCATCCTCGCCACGCTGATGGTCCCCGCCCAGGCACTGCTCGTCCCGAAGTACCTGACCATCGCCGATCTGCCGCTGATCCACACCAGCCTGCTCAACGACCCGCTGGGCATCTGGCTGCCCGCCGTCGCCAACGCCTTCAACCTCTATCTGCTCAAACGATTCTTCGACCGGATCCCGCGCGATGTGCTGGAGGCCGCCGAGATCGACGGGGCGGGCCGGCTCCGCACCCTCTGGTCCATCCTGCTGCCGATGTCCCGGCCGGTGCTCGGGGTCGTGTCGATCTTCGCGCTGGTCGCCGTCTGGCAGGACTTCCTCTGGCCGCTGATGGTCTTCTCGGACACCGACAAGCAGCCCATCAGCGTGGCGCTCGTCCAGCTCTCCCAGAACATCCCCCTCTCGGTGCTGATCGCCGCCATGGTGATCGCCAGTATCCCGATGGTGCTGATGTTCCTGGTGTTCCAGCGGCACATCATCGCCGGGATCAGCGCCGGCAGCACCAAGGGCTGA
- a CDS encoding glycoside hydrolase family 13 protein, translating into MEGSPLKPDSLWWRDAAIYQIYVRSFADGDGDGTGDLAGVRAKLPYLVELGVDALWFTPWYLSPLADGGYDVADYRTIDPAFGTLAEAEKLIAEARELSIRTIIDVVPNHVSDRHVWFRAALEAGPGSPERELFHFRTGRGEHGEIPPNDWVSEFGGTPWTRLADGEWYLHLFAPEQPDLNWAHPAVRREHEDVLRFWFERGVAGVRIDSAALLAKDPALPDFTAGRDPHPYVDLDELHEIYRSWRAIADAYDAVFVGEVWLPDTERFVRYLRPDELHTAFNFNFLACPWDAGRLRTAIEETLAEHAPVGAPATWVLCNHDVTRTVTRYGREETGFDFAAKEFGTPTDLGLGTRRARAAALLSLALPGAVYLYQGEELGLPEADVPLDRIQDPMHRRSGGKDPGRDGCRVPLPWTAREPYAGFGSQTQTQTQPQAQPWLPQPESWSSYAADLQAADPGSMLTLYREALRLRRTGPGFGDGTMRWLESAPGVLAFARDGGTAEGGGSVSALICVVNLSAEPAPLPAHTDVLLASGPLADGRLPRDTAVWLRG; encoded by the coding sequence ATGGAAGGCAGCCCGCTGAAGCCCGACTCCCTCTGGTGGCGGGACGCCGCCATCTACCAGATCTACGTCCGCAGCTTCGCCGACGGGGACGGCGACGGCACCGGGGACCTCGCGGGCGTACGGGCCAAGCTGCCGTATCTCGTGGAACTGGGCGTCGACGCCCTCTGGTTCACCCCCTGGTACCTCTCGCCGCTCGCCGACGGCGGCTACGACGTGGCGGACTACCGCACCATCGACCCGGCCTTCGGCACGCTCGCCGAGGCCGAGAAACTCATCGCCGAGGCGCGTGAGCTGTCCATCCGTACGATCATCGATGTCGTACCGAACCATGTCTCCGACCGGCACGTCTGGTTCAGGGCCGCGCTGGAGGCCGGCCCCGGCAGCCCGGAGCGCGAACTGTTCCACTTCAGGACCGGACGCGGCGAGCACGGCGAGATCCCGCCCAACGACTGGGTCTCCGAGTTCGGGGGCACGCCCTGGACACGGCTGGCCGACGGCGAGTGGTACCTGCATCTCTTCGCCCCCGAACAGCCCGACCTCAACTGGGCCCACCCCGCCGTGCGCAGGGAACACGAGGACGTGCTGCGCTTCTGGTTCGAACGGGGGGTCGCTGGCGTACGGATCGACTCGGCCGCGCTGCTCGCCAAGGACCCGGCCCTGCCGGACTTCACGGCGGGCCGCGACCCGCATCCCTATGTCGACCTCGACGAACTGCACGAGATCTACCGCTCCTGGCGCGCCATCGCCGACGCGTACGACGCCGTCTTCGTCGGCGAGGTGTGGCTCCCCGACACCGAGCGCTTCGTACGGTATCTGCGCCCCGACGAACTGCACACCGCGTTCAACTTCAACTTCCTGGCGTGCCCCTGGGACGCCGGCCGGCTGCGGACCGCCATCGAGGAGACCCTCGCGGAACACGCGCCGGTCGGCGCGCCCGCCACCTGGGTGCTCTGCAACCACGACGTGACCCGTACGGTCACCCGGTACGGGCGCGAGGAGACCGGATTCGACTTCGCGGCGAAGGAGTTCGGCACCCCGACCGACCTCGGTCTCGGCACCCGCAGGGCGCGCGCCGCCGCACTCCTGTCGCTGGCCCTGCCCGGCGCGGTCTACCTCTACCAGGGCGAGGAGCTGGGCCTGCCGGAGGCCGACGTTCCGCTGGACCGCATCCAGGACCCGATGCACCGGCGCTCCGGCGGAAAGGACCCGGGGCGCGACGGCTGCCGGGTGCCGCTGCCGTGGACGGCGCGGGAGCCGTACGCGGGGTTCGGCTCACAGACGCAGACGCAGACGCAGCCCCAGGCGCAGCCGTGGCTGCCGCAGCCGGAGTCGTGGTCCTCGTACGCCGCCGACCTCCAGGCGGCCGATCCCGGTTCCATGCTCACGCTCTACCGCGAGGCCCTGCGACTGCGGCGCACCGGGCCGGGGTTCGGGGACGGGACGATGCGCTGGCTGGAGTCGGCTCCCGGAGTGCTGGCGTTCGCCCGCGACGGCGGGACGGCGGAGGGCGGCGGCTCCGTGAGCGCCCTGATCTGCGTGGTCAACCTCTCGGCGGAGCCCGCGCCGCTGCCCGCGCACACGGACGTGCTGCTCGCCAGCGGCCCACTGGCGGACGGGCGGCTCCCGCGGGACACGGCCGTCTGGCTGCGCGGCTGA